The Microbacterium sp. W4I20 genome segment CCGATCCCGTCGCTGCTCATGGTGTCGGCGATCCACCACCACCTCATCCGCCGTGAGAACCGCATGAAGGTCGGGCTCATCGTGGAAGCCGGCGACGTACGCGAGGTCCACCACGTGGCCACGCTGATCGGGTACGGCGCATCGGCGATCAACCCGTACCTGGCGATGGAGACGGTCGAGCACCTCGTGCGCACCGGATACATCACCGGCATCTCTCCGGAGAAGGCCGTCAAGAACCTGATCTACGCGCTCGGCAAGGGTGTGCTCAAGATCATGTCGAAGATGGGCATCTCCACGGTCTCGTCCTATGCGGGCGCACAGGTGTTCGAGGCGGTCGGACTCGGCCAGGAGTTCATCGACGCCTACTTCACCCGCACCGAGTCGAAGCTCGGCGGGATCGGCATCGCCGAGATCTTCGCCGAGAACCAGGCGCGGCACGACTACGCCTACCCGGAGGATGCTGCGGCGCGCGCCCACGAGCGCCTCTGGACCGGCGGCGAGTATCAGTGGCGCCGGGACGGGTCTCCGCACCTGTTCAACCCGGAGACGGTGTTCAAGCTGCAGCACGCCACCAGGACGCGCCGCTACGACATCTTCCGCGAGTACACGAAGCTCGTCGACGACCAGGCGGCCGAGCTCAAGACGCTGCGCGGGCTGTTCGCGCTCAAGACCGGAACGCGCAAGCCCGTTCCGCTCGACGAGGTCGAGCCCGTGTCCGCGATCGTCAAGCGCTTCTCGACCGGAGCGATGAGCTACGGCTCGATCTCCCGCGAAGCCCACGAGACGCTCGCGATCGCGATGAACAGCATCGGCGGCAAGTCGAACACCGGCGAGGGCGGCGAGGACACCGACCGGCTGGTCGACCCCGAGCGACGCAGCGCGATCAAGCAGGTGGCCTCCGGTCGCTTCGGCGTGACGAGTCTGTACCTCACCGAGTCGGACGACATCCAGATCAAGCTCGCACAGGGCGCCAAGCCCGGCGAGGGCGGTCAGCTGCCGCCGACCAAGGTGTACCCGTGGGTGGCGCGCACGCGTCACGCGACGGCGGGTGTGGGCCTCATCTCGCCGCCGCCGCACCACGACATCTACTCGATCGAAGACCTGAAGCAGCTCATCTTCGACCTGAAGCGGGCGAACCCCGAGGCGCGCATCCACACCAAGCTGGTGAGCCAGTCGGGCATCGGCGCGGTGTCCGCGGGTGTCGCCAAGGCGCTCAGCGATGTCATCCTCGTCTCCGGTCACGACGGAGGCACTGGCGCGAGCCCGCTGAACTCCCTCAAGCACGCCGGGACGCCGTGGGAGCTCGGCCTCGCCGAGACCCAGCAGACGCTCATGCTCAACGGCATGCGCGACCGGGTCGTCGTGCAGGTCGACGGGCAGCTCAAGACCGGCCGCGACGTGATCATCGGCGCCCTGCTCGGGGCGGAGGAGTTCGGTTTCGCGACCGCTCCGCTCGTGGTCAGCGGCTGCATCATGATGCGCGTCTGCCACCTGGACACCTGCCCCGTGGGCGTCGCGACGCAGAACCCTGCGCTGCGCGAGCGCTTCACGGGCAAGCCCGAGTTCGTGGTCAACTTCATGGAGTTCATCGCTGAGGAGGTGCGCGAGCTGCTCTCGGAGCTCGGCTACCGCTCGATCGACGAGATCGTCGGCCGCGCCGACCTGATCGAGGTCAACGCGGCAGTGGATCACTGGAAGGCGGAGGGCCTCGACCTCAGCCCCGTGCTCGACGGACCGGCGTTCCCGGCGGGGGAGCCGCGTCGCAGCGGTCGCTCCCAGGATCACGAGCTCGAGAAGCACTTCGACGTGCAGCTGATCGACATCGCGAAGGGCGCGCTGCTCAACGGCGAACCGGTCGTGGTCGAGCTGCCCATCGCGAACACCGAACGCGCGGTCGGCACGATGCTGGGCCACCAGGTCACCTCGCGCCACGGCGCGGCCGGCCTGCCCAAGGAGACCATCGACGTCACGCTGCACGGCACGGCCGGGCAGTCGCTCGGTGCGTTCCTTCCGTCCGGCATCATCCTCCGCCTGGAGGGCGACGCCAACGACTACGTGGGCAAGGGCCTCTCGGGCGGCGACATCACGATCCGCCCGCCGCGCGGTTCCACGATCGCCCCGCATGAGAACGTGATCGCCGGCAACGTCATCGGCTATGGCGCGACCTCGGGCACGATGTTCCTCTCGGGTGTCGTGGGGGAGCGGTTCCTCGTGCGCAACTCGGGCGCCACCGCGGTCGTCGAGGGCGTGGGAGACCACGCGCTCGAGTACATGACCGGTGGTCTCGCCGTGATCCTCGGATCCACTGGTCGCAACTTCGGTGCCGGCATGTCCGGCGGCGTCGCCTACGTGCACGCGCTCGACACCGCGAAGGTGAACGCGCAGTCGCTGGGCAGCGGGGAGCTTCTCCTCGAGGCTCTGGACCGCGCCGATCTCGAGGTGCTGCGCAGCCTGCTCGTCAGCCACGTCGAGCGCACGGCGTCGCCGCGCGCTGCCGCTCTCCTCGAGCGATTCGAAGAGACGGCGACGGAATTCGTCAAGGTGCTGCCGCGTGACTTCGCGGCCGTGCGCACCATGCGCGAGGAAGCACTCGCCGAGGGGATCGACCCCGACGGCGACATCGTCTGGAACCGCATCCTGGAGGTGACCGGTGGCTGATCCCAAAGGCTTTCTGAAGGTGACCGAGCGGGAACTCCCCGCCCGCCGACCGGTGCCGGTGCGCATCATGGACTGGAAAGAGGTCTATGAGCGCGGCGACAAGGCCGTGCTGCAGCGCCAGGCCGGGCGCTGCATGGACTGCGGTGTGCCGTTCTGCCACTCCGGATGCCCGCTGGGCAACCTGATCCCGGAGTGGAACGACCTCACGTGGCGCGGCGAGGGTCGCGCCGCCATCGAGCGTCTGCACGCGACGAACAACTTCCCGGAGTTCACCGGACGGCTGTGCCCCGCACCGTGCGAGAGCTCCTGCGTGCTCGGCATCAATCAGCCGGCGGTCACCATCAAGCAGATCGAGGTCTCGATCATCGATGAGGCCTTCGCGAAGGGCTGGGTCGAGCCCGAGCCGCCGGAGCGTCTCACCGGCAAGACGGTCGCCGTCGTGGGATCGGGGCCGGCCGGCCTCGCCGCGGCGCAGCAGCTCACCCGCGCCGGACACACGGTCGCGGTGTTCGAGCGCGACGACCGGATCGGCGGACTGCTCCGCTACGGCATCCCCGACTTCAAGATGGAGAAGGGGCAGCTCGAGTCGCGCCTTCGCCAGATGCAGGAGGAGGGGACGCGCTTCCGCGCCGGCGTCGAGATCGGGAAGGACATCTCCTGGGCCGATCTGCGGGCGCGCTACGACGCGGTCATCATCGCGACCGGCGCCACGGTGCCGCGCGATCTTCCGATCCCGGGGCGCGACCTCGACGGTGTGCACTTCGCGATGGAGTACCTCGTCGAGTCGAACCACGCCGTCGCCGGCGACAAGGTCACCGAGCAGATCACCGCCGAGGGCAAGCACGTCATCGTGATCGGCGGCGGTGACACCGGTGCCGACTGCATCGGGACGGCCCACCGCCAGGGCGCGCTGAGCGTGACGAACCTCGCGATCGGCAAGCAGCCCGCGTCGGAGCGTCCCGATCACCAGCCGTGGCCGATGATGCCGACCCTGTTCGAGATGGCCTCAGCCCACGAGGAGGGCGGCGAGCGGATGTTCCTCGCCTCCACCGTCGAGTTCCTCTCCAACGAGGTGGGCGAGGTGCGCGCACTCCGCGTCGCCGAGACCGAGTACGTCGACGGACGCCGCGTGCCCAAGAGCGGCACCGAGCGCGAGATTCCCGCGGACCTCGTCCTCATCGCGATGGGCTTCACCGGCCCCGAGCAGGACGGCTACACCGAGGACACGCTCCCGCAGGTCACGGATCGCGGAGCGTTCCGCCGCGACTCCTCCTACGAGTCCACGGTCTCGGGTGTCTTCGTCGCCGGCGACGCCGGTCGCGGACAGTCGTTGATCGTCTGGGCCATCGCCGAGGGTCGTGCTGCTGCGGCCAATGTCGATCGGTTCCTCATGGGCACCACGGTGCTTCCCGAGCCGGTGCGACCGCATGATGTCGCGATCGGACTCCAGCCCGCGTAGGCTGAGCCGCGGCACCGTCGCCTGATTCACCTTCCCCCACTTTTCTACCCTGGAGAATTCTGTTGAGACGCGCGAAAATCGTCGCCACCCTGGGCCCCGCCACTTCCACCTATGAGACGGTGCGCGCACTGATCGATGCGGGGGTGGACGTCGCCCGCCTGAACCTCAGCCACGGTGACTACTCCGTCCACGAGAACAATTACGCCAACGTGCGTCGTGCCGCCGATGACGCCGGTCGGGCCGTGGCCATCCTGGTCGACCTGCAGGGTCCGAAGATCCGTCTCGGCAAGTTCGAGAACGGCCCCTACGAGCTCGCCAAGGGCGACATCTTCAAGATCACCACCGAAGACATCATCGGCAACAAGGAGATCTGCGGGACGACCTTCAAGGGTCTGCCGCAGGACGTCAACCCTGGCGACTTCCTCCTGATCGACGACGGCAAGGTGCGCGTCGAGGTCATCGAGACCGACGGCGTCGTCGTCACCACGAAGGTCATCGTCGCCGGAGCCGTGTCGAACAACAAGGGCATCAACCTGCCCGGTGTCGCCGTGAACGTCCCCGCGCTCAGTGAGAAGGACGAGGACGACCTCCGCTGGGGTCTGCGCATCGGCGCCGACCTCATCGCGCTCTCGTTCGTCCGCAACGCCTCGGACGTCACCCGCGTGCACGAGATCATGGCCGAAGAGGGTGTCCGGGTTCCGGTCATCGCGAAGGTCGAGAAGCCGCAGGCCGTCGACGCGCTCGAGGAGATCGTCGACGCGTTCGACTCCATCATGGTCGCCCGTGGTGACCTGGGTGTCGAGCTTCCGCTGGAGGCTGTCCCGATCGTGCAGAAGCGCGCTGTCGAGCTCGCCCGCCGGATGGCGAAGCCCGTCATCGTGGCGACGCAGATGCTCGAGTCGATGATCAACAGCCCGGTGCCGACGCGCGCCGAGACCTCCGACGTCGCCAACGCCGTGCTCGACGGCGCCGACGCCGTGATGCTCTCCGGTGAGACCAGCGTCGGCGACTACCCGGTCGTGGTCGTCGAGACCATGGCCCGCATCATCGAGTCCACCGAGGAGCACGGCCTGGAGCGCATCGCGCCCCTCACGACGAAGCCGCGCACGCAGGGTGGCGCCATCACGCTCGCGGCCCTCGAGGTCGCCGAGTTCGTCGAGGCGAAGTTCCTCTGCGTGTTCACGCAGTCGGGTGACTCCGCGCGCCGTCTGTCGCGTCTGCGCTCGCGCATCCCGATGCTGGCGTTCACACCCGACCCCGACATCCGTCGCCGCATGGCGCTGACCTGGGGCATCCGCTCCACGCTCGTCGACATGGTGCAGCACACCGACCTGATGTACCTGCAGGTCGACGACTACCTGCTCGGCAGCGGTCTGGCCGAGGAAGGGGACAAGGTCGTCGTGATCTCCGGTTCCCCTCCCGGAATCGTGGGTTCCACCAACGACATCCGCGTCCACAAGGTCGGGGACGCGGTCAACGGTGCGGCACCCATCTACAAGGAAGCGACCGTCTGACCTGGTTCGGATGCTGACGGGAGGGGCGGGACTTCGGTCCCGTCCCTCTCGTCGTTCCCGGATGCTTCGCAGTTCCGACGCCGCGCGTCAACCCGCTGCCGCCCCCGATCCGGGTCGCGGTAGCTTTTCTCCCATGGGTTCCGATCACCGCCGCATCAGCACCGGAGGACTGACGTTCGGAGTGATCGAGAGTCCTCGCCCGGCCGGGTCCCTCGCCCCGATGGTCGTGCTGGTGCACGGGATCGGGATGTCGCATCGCTACCTCTCGCGGCTGCACGACGTGCTCGCCCGTTCCACCCGCGTCGTCTCGATCGACCTGCCGGGCTTCGCCGGGCTCCCCCAGCCGCGCGAGGCGGCGGACGTGCCTCGCCTCGGCCGCGCCCTCGCCGATGTCATCGCGACGCTGAACGAGGAGCGCATCGTACTCGTGGGGCATTCGATGGGTGCGCAATGGGTCGTCGAGGCGGCGTTGCACCGGCCGCATGCCGTGTCGGCGGTCGTCGCGATCGGCCCGGTCGCCGACGAACGGCACCGCACGATGCCGTCCCAGGCACGCGCGTTGGCCGTCGACACTCTCGGGGAGACCCCGGCGATCAACACGATCGTGTTCACCGACTACCTGCGGTGTGGCATCCCCTGGTATCTGACCCAGTTGCGGCACATGCTCGCCTACCCGATGGAGAAGCGGGTCCGGCGTCTCTCGATGCCCTTCCTCGTCCTGCGAGGTGGCGACGACCCGATCGCCGGACGGGGGTGGTGCCGCCGCCTACGAGATGCAGCCCGAGTCGCTCGTTTCGTCGAGATCCCTGGCCACCACCACGTCGTGCAGCAGTCGGCCCCGCTCGCCGTCGCCGACGCCATCCTGTTCCACACGGCGTCGACGTGGCCGGATGCCGCGCAGGTGCATGCCCGGTCCGAATCGAAGGCCACCCCATCAATCCGTTGAAGGCCGCTGCCTGGTGGGCCGCCGACTACGCCTATGCGGGGTACTGGCAGGTGCGCGCCTTCTTCGATCGCGCGGATGCCAACTCTTTCGCAACCGGAGATGCCGCGCACATCGTCGTGCTTCCCGGTGTCTACGAGACGTGGAGGTTCATGCAGCCGCTCATCGCGGCACTGCACGCGCGCGGTCACCCCGTGCACGTCATCGAGGCGCTGCGGCGGAACCAGCGTCCCGTCACCGAGATGGCCGCCGAGGTCGCCGCATTCCTCGAGGCGCAGGAACTGAGCGACGTGATCCTCGTGGCGCACAGCAAGGGAGGTCTGGCCGGGAAGCTCGCCATGACCGGCCCGGCCGCCGGTCGTATCCGATCTCTGCTGGCGGTGGCGACGCCCTTCGGCGGCTCGAGCTATGCCCGCAGGATCCCGATGCGGACTCTACGCGCGTTCTCGCCGGACGACCCTTCGATCGTGAACCTCGGGCAGCAGCTCGCCGTCAACGAGCGCATCGTCTCGATCTACGCCGAGTTCGACCCGCACATCCCGGAGGGGAGTGAGCTCGCCGGCGCGAAGAACGTACGGCTCGACACGGGCGGGCACTTCCGCATCCTGGCCCATCCGCGCGTCCTCGCCGAATTGGCTGTGCTCGCCGCGGAGCCTGCCGAGCCCGCGGGCTAGGACTTCAGCTTGCGCAGTGCCGAACCCCGGTGCGCCGCCCGGTCGCCGGACTTCTCGGACTCCACGATGAACGAGGGTTCGTCTGCAGATGCCGTGAACTTCTGGTCGGCGAACGTGAAGTCGCGCGTCTTGCGCTCGACGATGCGCCCGCGGGTGCGGCCCTGCGACGTGTTCCAGCTGACGCGGTCGCCCTGGGAGAGATCTGTCATGCCGCCAGAGTAGGCAGGCGGCGCGCCGAAGGAACGGGGGTTGACGAGTCAGAGGACTCTCTGGGTGCCGGCGGTGGGACTCGAACCCACACGCCCTTTCGGACAAAGCATTTTGAGTGCTCCGCGTCTGCCATTCCGCCACGCCGGCTCGTGTGTCGCGACTTCGACTTTAGCGCAGGAGGACCGGCCCGAGCGCCGCGCCACCGCCGGTGCACAGGGCCTCTCCACTAGGATGGATCTGTGACCGAGCAAGAAGAGCAGGCTGTTGAGCCCACGGCATCCGCACCCCGACGCGTCGTCGTCGCCGAAGACGAATCGCTGATCCGTCTCGACATCGTCGAGATCCTCCGCGACAACGGTTTCGATGTGGTCGGAGAAGCGGGAGACGGCGAGACCGCCGTGGCCCTCGCCACCGAACTCCGCCCCGACCTCGTCATCATGGATGTCAAGATGCCCCAGCTCGACGGCATCAGCGCCGCCGAGAAGCTGCACAAGGGGAACATCGCCCCGGTCGTGCTGCTCACCGCGTTCAGCCAGAAGGAGCTCGTCGAGCGGGCCAGCGAGGCCGGCGCACTGGCCTACGTCGTCAAGCCGTTCACGCCGAACGACCTCCTCCCGGCCATCGAGATCGCCCTCGCCCGCCACGAGCAGATCATCACGCTCGAGGCCGAGGTCGCCGACATGGTCGAGCGCTTCGAGACCCGCAAGCTCGTCGACCGGGCCAAGGGTCTGTTGAACGAGAAGATGGGGCTCAGCGAGCCGGAGGCGTTCCGCTGGATCCAGAAGGCGTCGATGGACCGTCGTCTCACGATGCAGGACGTCGCCAAGGCGATCATCGAGCAGCTCGCGCCGAAGAAGTAGCCCGTGCTCCGGCTCGACGCCGAGCATGTGATGCGGCCGGTCGAGGCCGGTGACGGACCGGCGCTCGCACGCGCCTACCTCACGAATCGCGCTCACCTCGCGCCGTGGGAACCGACTCGCGACGAGACGTTCTTCACCGACGCCTGGCAGGAGGAAGACGCCCGACGGTGCGTGACGGATGCCGCGGCCGGACGCAGCATCCGATTTCTCATCGTCTCGACCGACGGCGAGATCCGAGGGCGAATGAACCTGAACAACATCGTGCGCGGTGCGTTCTGGAGCGCCGACCTGGGGTACTGGATCGACGCGTCGCGGCTGCGGCGAGGACTCGCCACGCGCGCTGTCCGCCGGGTGACGGAGTACGCGCGAGACGAGCTGAAGCTCCACCGGCTGCAGGCAGCGACGCTCGTGCACAACGCCGGCTCGCAGCGCGTGCTCGCCGAGAACGGCTTCGTGCGGATCGGCTCAGCGCCGAAGTATCTCCGGATCGCGGGGGAGTGGCAAGACCACCTGCTGTTCCAGCGATTGCTGGAAGAACCGTTCAGCTCGCGCCCGGCGCGTCCCTGACCATGTTCGTGATGCGGATGGTCGAGCAGCGGCGGCCTTGATCGTCGGTCACCACGATCTCGTGCACCGTGATGCTGCGACCGAGGTGCACGGGAGTGCAGACGCCGGTGACGATGCCGGAAGTGGCGGAACGCGTGTGCGTGGCGTTGATGTCGACGCCGACGGCGAGGCGGCCGGGGCCGGCGTGCAGGTTCGCGGCCATCGAGCCGAGCGACTCACCGAGCACGACGTACGCGCCGCCGTGCATGAGGCCGACCGGCTGCGTGTTGCCCTCCACGGGCATCGTGGCGACGCAGCGTTCGAGGCTGAACTCGAGGAACTCCATGCCCATCTTCTGGGCGAGTGCGCCCATTCCGCGGGCGGTGGCCCAGTCGAGTCCCTCGCTCGTGGCGACGTCGCTCATGAATCCTCCTCAGCGGGTGTCTGTCGTCCTCGTTAGGCTGACAGGGTGACGGACTCCGCAAAGCCTACCCTCATGGTCATCGACGGCCATTCGCTCGCCTACCGTGCCTTCTTCGCCCTTCCGGTCGAGAATTTCACGACGAAGGACAACCAGCACACGAACGCCATCTACGGCTTCCTGTCGATGCTGGTGAACCTCATCAAGGCCGAGCAGCCGACGCACATGGCGATCGCCTTCGACACTTCTCGCCACTCGTTCCGAACCGACGAGTACCCCGAGTACAAGGCCACGAGGTCCGAGACGCCGCAGGAGTTCCGCGGTCAGATCCCGCTCCTGCAGGACTGCCTGGCCGCGATGTCGATCCCGGTCCTGACCAAGGAGGGGATCGAGGCCGACGATATCCTCGCCACGCTCTCCACCCAGGGCGTCGAGCAGGGCTACGACGTGCTGATCGTCTCGGGTGACCGCGACAGCATCCAGCTCGTCAACGACGACGTCACGCTGCTGTACCCGAACGTGCAGGGCGTCTCGCAGCTCAAGCGCTACGACCCGGCAACCGTGCAAGAGCGCTACGGAGTGCGGCCGGAGCAGTACCCCGACATCGCGGCTCTCGTCGGCGAGACGAGCGACAACCTGCCCGGCGTGCCGAAGGTGGGGGAGAAGACCGCGGTCAAGTGGCTCACCCAGTTCGGCACACTCGACGAGCTGCTCGAGCGGGCGGACGAGATCAAGGGCGTCGTCGGCGGCAACCTGCGCGACCACATCGACGACGTCCGGCGCAACCGCAGGCTCAATCGTCTGCTCACCGATGTCGAGCTTCCGGTGGCCCCCGGCGATCTGGTGGTGACCCCGATCGACGCCCAGGCCGTGCGCGATATCTTCGCCCGGCTCGAGTTCCGCACCCTGCTGCCGCGCGTGTTCGAAGCAGTGGGCGCCGGAGAGGTCGCCGACGACCCCGCGTCGGTGGTCGTCATGCCCGTACCCGGCGAGGTCGCACCCGCCGACCTCGCCGCCTGGGCCGGTTCGCAGGAGGGCGACGTCGCGCTGCGCGTGACGCTCCAGGGCGGAAAGCCCGCGCGGATCGGAGTGGCCACGGCGACCGAACTCCGCGAGACCGACTGGACGGAGGCCTCGGCCGATGACCTGCGGTCGTGGATCGAGTCCGACAGCCCCAAGGTGCTGCACGACGCGAAGCCGCAGGTGAAGGCGCTGCTGCGCCAGGGTCTGCGTCTGGGCGGGCTCGCCTATGACACCAGCCTCGCCGGGTGGTTGCTGCGCCCGAGCTTCCCCGACAAGACCCTCGCCGACCTGGTCGAGCGGTACCTCGGCGAGAAGCTACCCGAAGCCGACCCGACGCAGCTCGTTCCCGAGACCGAGGGCGCCGCTCCCTCTCAGGAGGCCTGGTTCGCGCTCCGCGTCGCCGATGCGCTGCGCGAAGACATCCCGGAATCCGTGAACACGGTGCTCGTCGACATCGAGCTGCCGACCCTGAGGACGCTCGCCGACATGGAGGTCGCCGGCGTCGCCGTC includes the following:
- the gltB gene encoding glutamate synthase large subunit encodes the protein MASSDLRAPVGLNFPAKQGMYNPAFEKDACGLAMVATLRGTAGHDIIALALQALRNLEHRGAIGSDAGTGDGAGILTQMPDEFLRAVAGFELPPVGEYAAGLAFLPRDSSVRREQKAGIEKIARAEGLRVLGWREVPTANDNLGKLADEARPAFEQLFVSAGGGSHAEAPLTDIALDRVAYRLRKRAGHELGAYFVSLSSRTLGYKGMVTTLQLEPFYPDLQDERFASELAVVHSRYSTNTFPSWPLAQPLRMLAHNGEINTVGGNRNWMRARQSQLESELLGDVAPLLPICTDGASDSASFDEVLELLTLTGRSLPHAIMMMVPEAYEKQADISPELRSFYEYHSNQMEPWDGPAALIFTDGTLVGATLDRNGLRPGRWTETTDGLVVIGSETGVLTFEPERIKRRGRLQPGKMFLVDTAQRRIVEDEEIKRDLSTMHPWQEWLDAGAVRLADLPEREHIVHPAASITRRQRTFGYTEEEIRILLTPMGQTGVEPLGAMGSDTPIAVLSKRPRLLFDYFTQQFAQVTNPPLDSIREEVVTSLKLGLGPESNLLSWGPEHTRTVSLDFPVIDNDELAKIRHIDKALPDRSSVTIRGLYHFDSGPESLQERLAEMCAEVDAAIEDGAEFIILSDRDSNKDLTPIPSLLMVSAIHHHLIRRENRMKVGLIVEAGDVREVHHVATLIGYGASAINPYLAMETVEHLVRTGYITGISPEKAVKNLIYALGKGVLKIMSKMGISTVSSYAGAQVFEAVGLGQEFIDAYFTRTESKLGGIGIAEIFAENQARHDYAYPEDAAARAHERLWTGGEYQWRRDGSPHLFNPETVFKLQHATRTRRYDIFREYTKLVDDQAAELKTLRGLFALKTGTRKPVPLDEVEPVSAIVKRFSTGAMSYGSISREAHETLAIAMNSIGGKSNTGEGGEDTDRLVDPERRSAIKQVASGRFGVTSLYLTESDDIQIKLAQGAKPGEGGQLPPTKVYPWVARTRHATAGVGLISPPPHHDIYSIEDLKQLIFDLKRANPEARIHTKLVSQSGIGAVSAGVAKALSDVILVSGHDGGTGASPLNSLKHAGTPWELGLAETQQTLMLNGMRDRVVVQVDGQLKTGRDVIIGALLGAEEFGFATAPLVVSGCIMMRVCHLDTCPVGVATQNPALRERFTGKPEFVVNFMEFIAEEVRELLSELGYRSIDEIVGRADLIEVNAAVDHWKAEGLDLSPVLDGPAFPAGEPRRSGRSQDHELEKHFDVQLIDIAKGALLNGEPVVVELPIANTERAVGTMLGHQVTSRHGAAGLPKETIDVTLHGTAGQSLGAFLPSGIILRLEGDANDYVGKGLSGGDITIRPPRGSTIAPHENVIAGNVIGYGATSGTMFLSGVVGERFLVRNSGATAVVEGVGDHALEYMTGGLAVILGSTGRNFGAGMSGGVAYVHALDTAKVNAQSLGSGELLLEALDRADLEVLRSLLVSHVERTASPRAAALLERFEETATEFVKVLPRDFAAVRTMREEALAEGIDPDGDIVWNRILEVTGG
- a CDS encoding glutamate synthase subunit beta, with product MADPKGFLKVTERELPARRPVPVRIMDWKEVYERGDKAVLQRQAGRCMDCGVPFCHSGCPLGNLIPEWNDLTWRGEGRAAIERLHATNNFPEFTGRLCPAPCESSCVLGINQPAVTIKQIEVSIIDEAFAKGWVEPEPPERLTGKTVAVVGSGPAGLAAAQQLTRAGHTVAVFERDDRIGGLLRYGIPDFKMEKGQLESRLRQMQEEGTRFRAGVEIGKDISWADLRARYDAVIIATGATVPRDLPIPGRDLDGVHFAMEYLVESNHAVAGDKVTEQITAEGKHVIVIGGGDTGADCIGTAHRQGALSVTNLAIGKQPASERPDHQPWPMMPTLFEMASAHEEGGERMFLASTVEFLSNEVGEVRALRVAETEYVDGRRVPKSGTEREIPADLVLIAMGFTGPEQDGYTEDTLPQVTDRGAFRRDSSYESTVSGVFVAGDAGRGQSLIVWAIAEGRAAAANVDRFLMGTTVLPEPVRPHDVAIGLQPA
- the pyk gene encoding pyruvate kinase, which codes for MRRAKIVATLGPATSTYETVRALIDAGVDVARLNLSHGDYSVHENNYANVRRAADDAGRAVAILVDLQGPKIRLGKFENGPYELAKGDIFKITTEDIIGNKEICGTTFKGLPQDVNPGDFLLIDDGKVRVEVIETDGVVVTTKVIVAGAVSNNKGINLPGVAVNVPALSEKDEDDLRWGLRIGADLIALSFVRNASDVTRVHEIMAEEGVRVPVIAKVEKPQAVDALEEIVDAFDSIMVARGDLGVELPLEAVPIVQKRAVELARRMAKPVIVATQMLESMINSPVPTRAETSDVANAVLDGADAVMLSGETSVGDYPVVVVETMARIIESTEEHGLERIAPLTTKPRTQGGAITLAALEVAEFVEAKFLCVFTQSGDSARRLSRLRSRIPMLAFTPDPDIRRRMALTWGIRSTLVDMVQHTDLMYLQVDDYLLGSGLAEEGDKVVVISGSPPGIVGSTNDIRVHKVGDAVNGAAPIYKEATV
- a CDS encoding alpha/beta fold hydrolase — protein: MGSDHRRISTGGLTFGVIESPRPAGSLAPMVVLVHGIGMSHRYLSRLHDVLARSTRVVSIDLPGFAGLPQPREAADVPRLGRALADVIATLNEERIVLVGHSMGAQWVVEAALHRPHAVSAVVAIGPVADERHRTMPSQARALAVDTLGETPAINTIVFTDYLRCGIPWYLTQLRHMLAYPMEKRVRRLSMPFLVLRGGDDPIAGRGWCRRLRDAARVARFVEIPGHHHVVQQSAPLAVADAILFHTASTWPDAAQVHARSESKATPSIR
- a CDS encoding triacylglycerol lipase; translated protein: MKAAAWWAADYAYAGYWQVRAFFDRADANSFATGDAAHIVVLPGVYETWRFMQPLIAALHARGHPVHVIEALRRNQRPVTEMAAEVAAFLEAQELSDVILVAHSKGGLAGKLAMTGPAAGRIRSLLAVATPFGGSSYARRIPMRTLRAFSPDDPSIVNLGQQLAVNERIVSIYAEFDPHIPEGSELAGAKNVRLDTGGHFRILAHPRVLAELAVLAAEPAEPAG
- a CDS encoding DUF2945 domain-containing protein: MTDLSQGDRVSWNTSQGRTRGRIVERKTRDFTFADQKFTASADEPSFIVESEKSGDRAAHRGSALRKLKS
- a CDS encoding ANTAR domain-containing response regulator, with the translated sequence MTEQEEQAVEPTASAPRRVVVAEDESLIRLDIVEILRDNGFDVVGEAGDGETAVALATELRPDLVIMDVKMPQLDGISAAEKLHKGNIAPVVLLTAFSQKELVERASEAGALAYVVKPFTPNDLLPAIEIALARHEQIITLEAEVADMVERFETRKLVDRAKGLLNEKMGLSEPEAFRWIQKASMDRRLTMQDVAKAIIEQLAPKK
- a CDS encoding GNAT family N-acetyltransferase yields the protein MLRLDAEHVMRPVEAGDGPALARAYLTNRAHLAPWEPTRDETFFTDAWQEEDARRCVTDAAAGRSIRFLIVSTDGEIRGRMNLNNIVRGAFWSADLGYWIDASRLRRGLATRAVRRVTEYARDELKLHRLQAATLVHNAGSQRVLAENGFVRIGSAPKYLRIAGEWQDHLLFQRLLEEPFSSRPARP
- a CDS encoding hotdog fold thioesterase, with amino-acid sequence MSDVATSEGLDWATARGMGALAQKMGMEFLEFSLERCVATMPVEGNTQPVGLMHGGAYVVLGESLGSMAANLHAGPGRLAVGVDINATHTRSATSGIVTGVCTPVHLGRSITVHEIVVTDDQGRRCSTIRITNMVRDAPGAS
- the polA gene encoding DNA polymerase I, which gives rise to MTDSAKPTLMVIDGHSLAYRAFFALPVENFTTKDNQHTNAIYGFLSMLVNLIKAEQPTHMAIAFDTSRHSFRTDEYPEYKATRSETPQEFRGQIPLLQDCLAAMSIPVLTKEGIEADDILATLSTQGVEQGYDVLIVSGDRDSIQLVNDDVTLLYPNVQGVSQLKRYDPATVQERYGVRPEQYPDIAALVGETSDNLPGVPKVGEKTAVKWLTQFGTLDELLERADEIKGVVGGNLRDHIDDVRRNRRLNRLLTDVELPVAPGDLVVTPIDAQAVRDIFARLEFRTLLPRVFEAVGAGEVADDPASVVVMPVPGEVAPADLAAWAGSQEGDVALRVTLQGGKPARIGVATATELRETDWTEASADDLRSWIESDSPKVLHDAKPQVKALLRQGLRLGGLAYDTSLAGWLLRPSFPDKTLADLVERYLGEKLPEADPTQLVPETEGAAPSQEAWFALRVADALREDIPESVNTVLVDIELPTLRTLADMEVAGVAVSHDVLSTFSGELATRAEGLAQEAFTAVGRQFNLGSPKQLQEVLFEDLQLPKTRKTKSGYSTDAAALADLQETHPHPFLSLLLQHREATKLRQIIESLDTAIGDDHRVHTTYVQTGSQTGRLSSTDPNLQNIPVRTEESRRIRSAFQVGEGYEALLTADYSQIEMRIMAHLSGDEGLIEAFNSGEDLHRFVGARVFGVDPSEVTSAMRTKVKAMSYGLVYGLSAFGLSKQLRIEQSEAKQLMVEYFARFGAVRDYLRASVMKAKEVGYTETIFGRRRPFPDLASPNRVLRENAERAALNAPIQGSAADIMKIALLHIHDDLQAEKLQSRALLQIHDELVVEVAPGEWDAAERIVRARMGDAADLTVPLDVQVGRGGDWNEAAH